In Haliotis asinina isolate JCU_RB_2024 chromosome 16, JCU_Hal_asi_v2, whole genome shotgun sequence, the following are encoded in one genomic region:
- the LOC137268831 gene encoding O-acyltransferase like protein-like, with the protein MIRHTLFAGVVLVFLSYVSGQADMEHSYTVDKQPLNETALFVADALYKHPVLFRKLLKISAAAQSLMKIGGDDPKSSMFLDFVLDMLPGVLQSPQTAGILEILADELHRVNITDVYGYIQSHHLNQTDPKTKQMVSGSLLKRFDKLRAARRVLTRYSARDFLPMTSNDTITDVCYNDMMNFMDALVSAQIPPRDHLNYTFIPWALNMFDSFGKPTGGITKGSLYWVGSYDLCMSTKAGLPAGVILGNRTLTTPIKFNGKFCRAQFRLPEKLIESFNVDTRGVKLSLSWGICVPDSCHSNDIAQMFDLGIMKGKGLTPHTVTCFEDRDLTKDTSGLVAAIILLIFVVVVVFSTLVDGIGDWIKDNINTDSEGSDNSYELGKVNGNLNGGFVADPEESSQSVMELKSAGELPPAYTPHQNDKGDLGEEYLNGRVKKINNATGAKVSRTSKGKPKQTVCQQLIKAFSLYTNIPKILNGTKNPNAIHCLHGIRFFSILWIILGHTYNYGILSVQDNPTTANLLDADKLFHRFSFQGIQAAGFAVDTFFLLSGLLICFLTLKDLKKRPVNCGYMGMFYFHRYWRLTPIYMIVMMAFSCLYQYLGEGPLWPAELPAADNCKRYWWTNLLYVNNLVHVDDQCLGWSWYLADDMQFYIISPLFILLLHHIPIAGILATVMMMFAGIGSSFAMEYKYGGDMFRMKENPHYWSDVYIVPWTRVGAYCVGILLGYIMLKTKKGTLSNTKALLGWILTFTVGLTLCYVTYDFRADGKDPWPRWGTSIYESFGRPLWAMCVAWIIFACHNGKGGIINNILSFSGIIPLSRLTYAAYLLHPVMMIIYVFGKKSLIYISDYDIAYLYMGHVICTYLAAFFFSSIFEAPFLTLEKVLFRRGGHSS; encoded by the exons ATGATTCGCCATACATTATTCGCCGGTGTGGTGCTTGTGTTTCTGTCGTATGTTTCCGGGCAAGCTGACATGGAACACAGTTACACCGTGGACAAACAACCTCTGAATGAAACAGCCCTGTTTGTGGCCGACGCTTTGTATAAACACCCAGTTCTATTCCGTAAGCTCCTGAAGATCAGTGCCGCTGCTCAGTCGTTAATGAAGATTGGGGGAGATGACCCCAAATCTTCAATGTTCTTGGACTTTGTCTTGGATATGTTACCAGGAGTGCTGCAGTCTCCCCAAACCGCCGGGATCCTGGAGATCCTGGCAGACGAGCTTCACAGAGTCAACATCACGGATGTGTACGGCTACATCCAAAGTCATCACTTGAACCAAACTGACCCAAAGACAAAACAGATGGTCAGCGGAAGCCTTTTGAAAAGATTTGACAAACTCAGAGCTGCCCGGAGAGTCCTGACACGTTATTCTGCGCGGGATTTTCTTCCAATGACCAGCAACGACACCATCACCGACGTCTGCTACAACGACATGATGAATTTCATGGACGCTCTCGTCAGCGCTCAGATCCCACCTCGAGACCATCTCAACTATACCTTCATTCCCTGGGCTCTCAACA TGTTCGACTCTTTCGGTAAACCTACGGGTGGTATCACTAAGGGTTCCCTCTACTGGGTCGGGTCATATGACCTTTGCATGTCCACCAAGGCTGGACTTCCGGCGGGCGTCATTCTGGGAAACAGGACACTCACGACTCCGATCAAGTTCAATGGGAAGTTCTGTAGAGCCCAGTTCAGACTTCCGGAGAAGCTGATCGAAAGTTTCAATGTG GACACACGTGGCGTCAAGTTGAGTCTTTCCTGGGGAATATGTGTGCCTGACTCTTGTCACAGCAATGACATCGCCCAAATGTTTGATTTAG GAATTATGAAGGGGAAAGGACTTACGCCCCACACGGTCACCTGCTTCGAGGACAGGGATCTCACCAAAGACACGTCGGGACTCGTTGCCGC GATTATCTTACTGATCTTTGTTGTCGTCGTGGTATTCTCCACTCTAGTGGATGGGATCGGCGACTGGATCAAAGACAACATTAATACTGATAGCGAAGGGAGCGACAACTCTTACGAATTGGGTAAAGTCAACGGCAACCTCAACGGTGGCTTCGTGGCCGATCCAGAAGAGAGCAGTCAGAGTGTGATGGAGCTGAAATCAGCGGGAGAACTCCCTCCTGCCTACACACCCCACCAAAACGACAAAGGAGACCTGGGAGAGGAGTACCTGAATGGCAGAGTCAAGAAGATCAATAACGCCACTGGGGCCAAGGTTAGCAGGACCTCAAAAGGGAAGCCGAAACAAACAG TGTGTCAACAGCTGATCAAGGCTTTCTCTCTGTACACAAACATCCCCAAAATCTTGAACGGGACGAAGAATCCTAACGCCATCCATTGCCTGCACGGCATCAGATTCTTCAGCATCTTGTGGATCATCCTCGGCCACACCTACAACTACGGTATCCTCTCAGTCCAAGACAACCCTACGACGG CCAACCTCCTCGACGCTGACAAGCTGTTCCATCGCTTCTCCTTCCAGGGAATCCAAGCTGCCGGTTTCGCCGTGGACACATTCTTCCTGCTAAG CGGTCTTCTTATCTGCTTCCTGACATTGAAGGATCTGAAGAAGAGGCCTGTCAACTGTGGCTACATGGGGATGTTCTACTTTCACAGATACTGGCG CCTGACCCCCATCTACATGATCGTCATGATGGCGTTCTCGTGTCTGTACCAATACTTGGGAGAGGGGCCTCTCTGGCCGGCAGAGTTACCGGCGGCGGACAACTGTAAGCGGTACTGGTGGACCAACCTCCTCTACGTCAACAACCTCGTCCACGTGGACGACCAG TGCCTGGGATGGTCGTGGTACCTGGCTGATGATATGCAGTTCTACATCATCTCACCATTGTTTATCCTCCTTCTTCATCA CATCCCTATTGCTGGTATCCTGGCAAccgtgatgatgatgtttgctGGGATTGGCTCTTCCTTCGCGATGGAATACAAATACGGCGGGGACATGTTCAG GATGAAGGAAAACCCCCATTACTGGTCGGATGTGTACATCGTCCCATGGACCCGTGTCGGCGCCTACTGTGTCGGCATTCTCCTCGGCTACATCATGCTCAAAACCAAGAAAGGAACGCTGTCTAAC ACAAAAGCTCTGCTTGGCTGGATTTTGACGTTCACTGTGGGTCTGACTTTGTGCTACGTCACATACGACTTCCGCGCAGATGGCAAGGACCCATGGCCGAGGTGGGGAACATCAATTTATGAATCGTTCGGGAGGCCGTTGTGGGCGATGTGTGTTGCCTGGATCATCTTCGCATGTCACAATGGGAAAGGAG gcatcatcaacaacatcctGTCCTTCAGCGGCATCATCCCGCTGTCGAGGCTGACGTATGCCGCCTACCTCCTCCATCCCGTCATGATGATTATCTATGTCTTCGGCAAAAAGTCCCTCATATACATCAGCGACTACGACATC GCTTACCTGTACATGGGTCACGTGATCTGTACCTACCTGGCGGCGTTCTTCTTCTCCAGTATCTTTGAAGCGCCCTTCCTCACCCTGGAGAAGGTCCTCTTCCGGCGCGGCGGCCATTCAAGCTAA